The genome window CGACgggtgtatgtatatatatgtataaaactgTTCTTACCTCTATAGAGAAGTTAATTCGAAGATGCTGAAGATTTGATGATTCGAGAATGATTCGATGCTGCTGATGTAGTAGCGCCGGTGAATTTTGGAAAGTTgtcaatcaaatcaaaattgagCGCTgatttttattctaaatattttGGGTCTATAGTGCCCTTGGCTAtgtaacaaataattatatattttttaatttaaaaaaattgtggttctatggttctatggTTAGTGGTTCTCTCTAGAACATGACCCAGATCGGATATATTaataagaattttataaatcaaCATTGCATATTAATTCTTTCAGCTTATAATGAGTAAAACAGAACCCTACCAAATAATGAGACGAAAAGATTTTACCAATATTACTAAGAAAAGGTCTTAAAAGCATCTTTAACAGAAAAATGGTTATCAACTAAATATATTAGACCtgccttcaaaaaaaaaaactaaatatattaaacatatattgtgATAATGCTCACCGGATGTTATATTTGGGTAAGATACGTcaattaaaaaaagttagtgAAGTAAGAGaaaaaatttgagaaaactAGTTAAGATTGGGAAATTCATGATCattcaattatattattatatatattctaattagataatgaaaatgaGTTTAGTTAgatgaattataatttaataatgaaaaagagttgagttgattaattatattatataataaaaaaattgtattggtTAACTCATGAGTAAACTTGTATGCGATTAATatcttgattaaaattttataaattgaaaGTTGACGAATGAAAATAATTGATCTAAAATTTGGGGGTGGCCTTGATTGATCTAAAATAATTCCATTTTCTGATTAGTTAAATGCATGGCCTCTAATTGGTCCcaaaataattcatatttttttattggttGACTACATagtgtgataaaaaaaattggagaatGAATATTATTGGTCCAAAATATAGGAATTACCTCTCATTGGTTCCGAAATAATTCCTATTATCTTATTAATTAGACTTGGTATTATAATAAAGGATGTATAAAATTCCCAATCTTAACATAACATAACAAATCCTTTAACAAATTTAATagaatcaatattttataaaattatatctaactattttaagtaatatcaTTAAACATTTTCTAAGATTTTTTAGGACATTCCTGGTTaatctaaatataaaaatatagatttataaatataataattgtatcttatatttataaataaatttcaatatattattatttgttatacTTAGATGGACAATGGTATACCGGTGAAATCTCAATTTTGTAACAGCAGCATGTCCTGTTTTTTTCctcttgttttcaacttctattCATGATTCTTTCGAATTCCGGGTTGGTCTTTCACTCTACAACCCTAACGCTGCAAGTCATATGGGTCTCTACCAAATCAAACTACTTGGAAAATAATCTTATCATCAAATTGAAAGTTAGTGTATACTTTCCCAGAATTTTTTTCACCTTTATCACTTTTTGTAAGAAATCACTTAAATGGAGGTACAAACAACTACAGCCTACAGGTTGAGAGAATGAAGCATGTCAACCATAACACTTTCATAATCTATACTAATTCAGGTTGGCTACACtagaaaagaataattatattttatcatcttaacaatttcttaataaattatccataaaaaataaaatataaaatacaaaattagaTATCAACTCCGTTAGTACTTTTATTTGGACACTCATAATTTCTACTTAAGAAAAATCAGATATAttgctattatttttaataattattggtGCAAATGGGGTGATTTACGGGTGTAACCTAGACATTCACAATGTCAATGTACAACCCAAAGTCATTAGTCatatacttttattatttactaaaataatttgtataaatgCGTCTAAAAGTACATATACTAAAAAGCAGTAAAGCACTAAGAAAGTGACCATATCCCCAGTCGGGCTAACCATTTTTCATATGTCCTAATATAATACTCGGTAAGAGTTAGAATTACTTGTACATATCAACTAAAGATATGGTGTTATCTAATATCTAAGTGTAAAAGaatctgaaaaatattattaaatatttagtcTAGATTTAGACTTTGTgtattatcttacaaatattaatttcatataCGTTAATAATTGATAGGATATAACCCGAATTGTCTTAATCTGGACCCCGGATCGGCAAATCCAAATCCAGGCATTACATAATTTaggagatgatcccggaccccGGAGATGATCAGGACCCAGAAGATGTTCCCAGATtccggagatgatcccggactCAGACACAACCAATCCATCTCTCTCCCAGACCAGGACACGACGAATGGAAGCCCCAGGTGACAGGGACAGAACATGAACGGTCAACTAATGTCAAGAAATGACAAGCTGACAAAGGGACACGTGTACGGACTCAAGACATACATGTCTATGACCAAAATTCTGGTTCCCtatccttaaaccctaatccttggcctataaatagaccaaggataaGAGGTTTAAAGggcttctctctcctctcctccacactcatatttctcacacacatatacatTCAGCAAACACAAACACTCAAGCAACCACATACAGAAATCTCCATACACAAACCCTCTGCATTGATAGGTAGCTCATTTTCCGTTCGACTACTTTCAAACCCGTTCTTACTCTCACGCCGAAGGCGCCTCGGGGTCCAAACTCCCCTCTAGCGTTGTTTTGCAGGCACCTATCTAGCAGTTACACCACAAGACGACGGAGCATGACGGAGAAAAAGCCGAAACGGGATCTGGAGTTATCAATAATCATGTTTATGATGGTAAATTAAAGTGAGTGCCTAGTACTAGAAGTTTAATTCCAGCTCATGAAAGCGGAGTCCGGCAAACTTTGGACGTTGCTCTGCCTCTAATCTGGTGTAGGTAGGAAGTATATGGCAAAACTTGTAATACAGTGTcagagttattaaaaataatgtatatagaCCACGGTTGGACCGAAATGGTGTGTTTATCCTCGGTTGTTTCGGgagacccgggttcgactctaaCTCATACGAAAAGTATTAGGACAGCATgcattgtaaaatatatatatatatataaatgataattattatcTTTTACAAAATTTGGTGTAAATTTCATTAAACTTTAGTTATACACGTGATTATAAAAATCAGAATCATAACTAATCGGTTGATTCAGGATTTATTAGAAATCTTTTGATAAATcagaatttttttgattataaattggatatttttaattaaatcagaATATAATCGATAGAAAAAGAATTCATAATAACTAATCgagaatattttaataaatccaAGATTTTATAACAATATATGATGTCAATAACAGAGGAGTAAAAAGTAATTATAGtaaatgataatttaaattaaattttgaaaattggtACAAACTTGTCGAGTTTGTAAAGTTGATCGACAATCCCAAACATCCAAACACATGCACCACCACTGTTTATCCCTTCAGTCTTCAAGGTCAATAAAAACATCTGGTCTCCTCTGTTCTTACAAATCTTACATGCATGGATACAAAACAAGAGTCCCCTCGGAACATGCACTAGATGAAAAGGCTGTAATATTACTACAAACTTAACAAAATTGTAAgaatatttttcattaaattaaaaatttaacatcaccAAATAACAACACTAACAAGATGCAAAATCGGTCATAGTATATTTCTCCAGATGTCACTCTCTCCTCTATACAATTTTTACATTTCCTACCATGCTACATATACTGTACTTGTGAAACTTTATTTCTAccaagtaaattttatttttttccgaCTTACCAAGAAATAAAAATCGAGGAGAGACTAAATGTAAATTCAGCTCAAGCTTAGCAAGCATAAAactcaacgagctcatctagtGATTCTGGTTGAGGATCAGCATTTTCGAGCATCCACAACAAATGTTCGAACAGGACAACTTCGCATGATACAACAATGTTGTCATCTTCATCGCCTGATCTCTCAACAAGCTCGCGAAAAACAGGGTGGTCCAGAATTTCCGAGTTGACAAGATACCGTCTGCGAGATTTTCCGACATAAACGGGAAAATTATCTCGGCTAGAGATTTGATCGAAAGATGAATCTTCGTCCGAAAATGAAGTGTTTGCGGCGGCTATCGAGCTGTTGGAGCGGCCTAGTTTCCCGAATGACTGCCATTTCTTGAGAACCGACttgatttttgttaattttcCGGTTTTCGCCATTGAATTTGTGAAGGTCTGAGAGTATTTGAGAGATGAAATGAAAGAGAGAATGGGGTTTGGTATTCTAGAGGTGTTTGATGATTGAGAAAGTGGAAAGGAAGGTTCGTTTATATAATCGAAAATGGGAAGGGCAATATGGTAAATATGAGGTGGTGGGTTTTCAAGTTGGGGAGTGGGGCATATGGGGAAAACCAGCTGAACTTTTTGGGATTTTGTGAAGGGTGTTTAACTGGTGTTTGCAAGTGTTTTGTTAAGTGGTTAATTACTAAATTGCCCTGTTTACACAAATTTCTTGATTGTCAAGATAATCCCCATTGTCACTACATTGTACTCCACTAGTAAAATCCAGCTGCTTTGAGctagataacatattttaagtttaaaaatattatatatgctgTACAATTgtttgttttacttttgaaattttgagatcttccacaataaatttttttttttttgataaacagcaaatattatataaatctcAGTAAATCTTACATAAAGAGGCCATAGTAACCCAGCCAAAACCATCAGAAAACTAAAATATGAGAAATTAAAACAAGGGCCTAAACTGCAACAAGCAGTGAACAAAAGAGCAAGACTACCCGAGATATATAATGCAGAGTTAAAGATTAAAAAAGAGGCAGAAGGCAATTAAACGCTTGAGCAGCGTTTAAGTTTTTTCGCCACTGGAACTTGAGCCTTGAGGCTTAGAGGAGGAAGCACCATCAAAGCCCATTGTGGTCAGCATTTGCTCCACCGGCATCAGAGTCTGAGCTTCAGCAGTAACGGCTCTTAAATTTGAAATACCTCTGATAAGATCCCAGAAAATCACTAGAGGCTATCTAAATTACCAACCCAGTAGCTAAACAACCTATTACGATTAATACCCTCCTTAGCCAGCCTGTCTGCATTATCGTTTAGGACGCCAGGAATAAACTGAATGCAAGTATTTCTTTGAAGAAGAGcattaatactaaaatcagGTTGCAGCAACGGGAAGGAATTATTCAGCCCTctatatattgaatttattgCTCCCGCGGAATCAGTACACACCACAACCCTTGATTTATGTAGACTACGAGAGTTAACAATTTGCAAAGCGTGAATGACGGCCATCACCTCAGCTTCCAGTGGACTATACGCTTCAACAGGGGACGAAAAACAGTATATTAATTTCCCACTCTTGTGACGAATACTCCCCCCCATTCCTCCTCGCAAATTACCCCAATGATCACCAGCCCATGCAGCATCTaccatgcatatataatcaaatcCCAAGCATTTACTATTCCAGAATGAGTCCGAGGCAATTTTATGATGAACATGTAGCAAACCTAACGGGTTTACCAGCCACAATGGATCATCCCCGCAAATCAAAATATTCGAGGCTTCACCCCATTTACTGACTCTCAGGCAAATTAAATCTCCCATCAATTTCTCCGAAATTCTGACTTCATTAAACACTAGATCATTTCGAGCCAACCAGACAGTCCATAATGCAGCTGCCACCACAACTTGCCAAATTCGGGTCACATATTTTGGCGCACTTAATTTCAGGAGGGAAGGAAGGCAAAATGGTTGATTTTTGTTGATTAAATGATTGAAACTCCACCATTTGCCCACAAAGCGCCAAGCCATCACAGCTAGTTGACAGTCCCATAGCAGATGAGAAACCGTTTCCGGACAAGAAGAACACCAAGGGCAGGTAGAGACAACACCCTGAATTC of Daucus carota subsp. sativus chromosome 3, DH1 v3.0, whole genome shotgun sequence contains these proteins:
- the LOC108213242 gene encoding auxin-responsive protein SAUR78, producing MAKTGKLTKIKSVLKKWQSFGKLGRSNSSIAAANTSFSDEDSSFDQISSRDNFPVYVGKSRRRYLVNSEILDHPVFRELVERSGDEDDNIVVSCEVVLFEHLLWMLENADPQPESLDELVEFYAC